A window of Gemmatimonadaceae bacterium genomic DNA:
CAACTGGGTGGGGCCCTACTCGCCGTTCGACGAACCGGGCGTGGTGCTCGGGGCGTATGGACTGATGCATGCGAGCTTCTCGGTGCGGCTGGGTGGGGCCGACGTGGACCTGGGGGTTCGCAATCTGCTCGACCGGCCCTATCCTGAACTGGTGGCCGGCGGCCTCGTGTCCCCCGGGCAGCCGCGCGCGGTGTTCGCGCAGGTACGCCGTACGTTCTGACGGAGGCGGTGATGCGGGTCGGGTCTCGAACGGTGCTCCTGGGCGTGGTCGCGGCGGCGTGGCTGGCCGGATGCGACGCGACGCGCGACACGATCGACCGGCTGCGGGGGCAGCCGCTGGTGCTGGGCGCGGTGATCGATCCTGCCGTGCCGCGGCCCGACGTGACGATGACGAGCACGGACGGGGCGCCGTTCGACTTCGGCAAGCGGACCAGAGGGCGCGTCACCTTCATCACGTTCGGGTACACGCACTGTCCCGACGTCTGCCCGGTGCACATGGCCAACATCGCCGCGGCGCTCAAGCAGTTGCCGGCCAGCGATCGCGGCCGGGTGACGGTGGTGTTCGTCACCACCGATCCGGCGCGCGACTCGCTGCCGCAACTCCGGCAGTGGCTCGATTCGTTCAACCACGCGTTCATCGGCCTGCGGGGCACCGACGCGCAACTGGCGGCCATGGAGCAGGCGTTCCACATTCCGCCGGCGCAGCGCGAGGCGCTGCCCGGCGGCGGCTACGCCGTGTCGCACTCGGCGGAGGTGTTCGCCTTCACCCCCGACGACAGCGCGCACGTGATCTACCTCCCGGGGATGACGATCGCCGATTACGTCCACGACATTCCGCGTCTCCTGAGAGACGTCTACTGATATGAGACGATTCCTGCTTCTGGCGCTGACGCTCGCCGCGGCCGGTGGATGCCGGGTGGTGCCCGTGGATCAGGGCGGCGCCATGGGGTGGACGCGCGGGTATCTCGTGACTCCTGCCGCCGGGTCGCCCGCCGTGCTCTACCTGTGGGTCACGAATCCCACGAGCCAGGCCGACACCGTGATCGGGGTGCGGACGCCGATCGCCGCCCGCGCCGAGGTGCACCGCGACATGCCGATGGGCAACGGGATGTCGCACATGACGCCGGTGGCGGAGCTTCCCGTGCCGGCGCACGACACGCTGCGGTTCGCGCCGGGCGGCCTGCACATCATGGTGGTCGATCTCACGCGGCCGATCGCGCGGGGCGACTCGGCCCGGGTGACGGTGACCTTCCGGCGCGCCGGCGACGTCGCGGGGTGGGCGCGCGTAATCGGCTACGTGGACGTGGACACGGCGGTGGTGCAGCCCGCGCACGGCGGGGGCTGAGCGCGGGCGCTCAGCGCGGCAGGCGGATCTCCACGCGGGCGTCGATCGCGCGCAGCGATCCGCCGTGCGCCGCCATGACGCGCGCGGCCCACGCAGTGTCGATCTCGTCGACGTCGACGCGCCCGCCCTCGAAGGCCACGACCAGTTCGGGGTCGGTGGCGGCGGCGGTGATGTGCAGCGTGCCGCCGTCGGCGGTGGCGGCGAGACAGGCCGCGCC
This region includes:
- a CDS encoding SCO family protein; translated protein: MRVGSRTVLLGVVAAAWLAGCDATRDTIDRLRGQPLVLGAVIDPAVPRPDVTMTSTDGAPFDFGKRTRGRVTFITFGYTHCPDVCPVHMANIAAALKQLPASDRGRVTVVFVTTDPARDSLPQLRQWLDSFNHAFIGLRGTDAQLAAMEQAFHIPPAQREALPGGGYAVSHSAEVFAFTPDDSAHVIYLPGMTIADYVHDIPRLLRDVY
- a CDS encoding copper chaperone PCu(A)C; its protein translation is MRRFLLLALTLAAAGGCRVVPVDQGGAMGWTRGYLVTPAAGSPAVLYLWVTNPTSQADTVIGVRTPIAARAEVHRDMPMGNGMSHMTPVAELPVPAHDTLRFAPGGLHIMVVDLTRPIARGDSARVTVTFRRAGDVAGWARVIGYVDVDTAVVQPAHGGG